The genomic window aaatgtaagaTTATGTTATGTTAATCAAATTGGCCCAATGGAGTCCAAGCAAAAGAGCTTAAGTCTCAGCTTTCAGAATGGATGATGCCTTGATTCCAGAGTAACCTGCCAACATAAGAGTTTTAGCATTGGTGATAATAATGAACCCAGCACCACCTACATCAGAACCAAGAATTGACCAGAAATTTGCCAATGTGGAAGGTAGAGGCAGAGTGACATTCATCAACTTGTGCAAGGATCTTGAAATACTACCAAAAATAGGTTGAACCCCTGAGAACACCAAGGTACATTTAGATTTTCATATATGCCAAAACGGCAACCGTAATAATAGAAGCCATCCTCTTCTTAGAGTCAAAGTGGTGGAAGGTCAACCAACAAGGCTCAAAGAAGCCTTCATCAATATGAATTGTGGAGCAAGTCAATGATAAACTCAAATGGTGCCAAACCCAATTAGTTTTTAAGCACTCTAGAAACAAATGAGGAATTGTCTTTGGGTGCTGACCACAAAAGCACAACAGGAGGTAGACCCATTTTAAGGATATACAAAAATTCAGTAGTAGACATCCTATCATGAAAAACTTAGCTTGAGGAGGGATTGGGAGCTTCCAAAGGTTGGTCTACCCAATCAGTGACATCATCTGAATGATAGTGCATAGAAAAAGAATAGACAGAGGTACACAAGGAGGCTCTTTGTATTTCTTCAATGATAATTGTTAACAatacacaaatataaaattcaaaaaaaaaaataattttgatttatttaagtaatttattattttgtgattaATATCTATGCCAGTTTCTTTGTTtaataaatcattttataataattcaattggtaattttagaaaaaacaaaaaacaaaattgcaTCTCCACCATTGGTTTGATATCAACACGGATCTCGAGGTATATTAGCTTAAAATTCTCCGCGGAGCAGCATAAGGCACCTCGTCCTCTCTTCGTCAACGAAGTGATCGAGCTCCTCTCGAATGCTAAGCTTTGCTCGCTCGCTACTCCTCCTTCAGCTGCCCAACAACTCAGCGCTCGTTGCGCTCGCGCTTGATCGGCGCTTCCGGTGCGCGCGTAGCTTCTTGCACCGTCCCTTGTGCGCCAGAGCGGAGATGGAGCCGGAGCCGGAGACGTATAAGTTTGGGCCGTACAAGATCAGCGGCAGCGAGGTCTTCTTCCGCACCGAGCTTTCCTTTGCCTTTGTCAACCTCCGCCCTGTCGTTCCTGGTAAAATCTCGCttagaaaagaaagaatcatgctttttttaaaaaaaaattgtgcttgATTGGTGGATGCATTTTCTTGGGTTTGTTCTTCTAGTTAttgaaaaatctttgatttaatttcagaattatgaaaatttttgttgttgattgtgccatatttgaatttttttggggCAATTGAGAACCTGAAGcgaaagaaaagagaatattgttttaaaagtTAGGTTATTTGGCATTGCTTGAATCTGTTAACAATGAAATGGAGCatgaaaaaatttgatttttgttgaaaTTGTTGAGTATATGGTAAAAGTGTGTGAATTGGCAGAGTGGTTAGTGTAAATCGTTGGGCAtttgaacaaaaaaacaaaaaaccccAAATTTGGTTACGTAGGGTAAACGGTTTTGTTTTTTGCTTCCTTActattttttccaatttttaaatctttgattTATGAGTTTTGTTACTTTTCTTTTGTACAAGtgtaaaatttagattttgtaTTCAATTCGGAAAGTTTTGTTGTATCTGATATTTTCTCATACCATTGTCAAAGTCATTTCTAGTTGATTATCCTTTGTATCTTTTTACATATTTCATTTTCCTCATATTTGGATATTAAATTATGAATTCATGTTTAGGTAAGTGTCATTTCTATGTCAAGGAAGAAATTTACTTCAGATTGATGCATTGAACATTGATTCTCTTGAAAATCATAGGATAACCATTCCAGATTTACGCATTATTGTTCTGAAagttttgttaaatttaaaattttaatgtccttttttttctctgCTTTCCCTTTAGTACGTCCATTCTAATTATGTTCTTGAACGTTGCAGGTCATATCCTTTTGTGTGGACGAACATATTCATCGTCTTATGATCAAATTATATGATGAGAAATATGATATCTGCTTCAGTTGTGCATGTGTACCTATGTTTAGTAACCAGAACATCAGTTTGGTGggatctttttttaattacagGAGCTTGATTATTAAATCctcaaatacattaaattttatGACTACGTGAAAAGTGATGGTAGCATGCATCTATTTTGGGAGAAAACTGACAAACTCATAGGAGGATGGATCTCATATCTTCACATATCTGCCAACAGAGCGCTTGTCTTGTATGTTTTGAATGATCATATGTACCAAATAGTCTATTTGGAGATGTGTTGGTAAGGTAGCATGCCTCCTAAATAGCTTTATCAGAATCTCATTCCTGTCAGTATGTGCTGTTGTGCTTGTAATGCAATTTCATTGAATTATTGAAGACCTTAACATTATGCACATGTGCTTGTGTGTCCAAGGCGTGAAGTGAAGCGCTTTGTGGATCTTACCGCTGACGAGACTATTGACTTATGGCTTACTGCAAAGAAAATTGGTGACCAGCTGGAGAGCTATCACAGGGCATCCTCACTGACATTTACTATCCAGGTAAACTATATAGGATTTGATTGCTCTGACATCTAGTTTCATTGGATTAGTGTCTATAatcttcatattcttcttcttgttgataCATGCATTATTATTGTGTAGCTTGTTTTTAAGTCAAATTACTATATAATCCATTATTTGTTATCCctatcacatcttcttcttcttcttcttttttaatatcaatATGGATAGACCAacctaattaaatataaaccacACAAAAGTAGCTAATATTTACAAGTCGTTGTTGATATTTGATAACCAATGGAGAAACATGAACAGCATGTAAACTCTTTGGAGGCCTTTGTTTTGGTTTCCATAAGTGGTCTTTGAATTAGGAATTCTCATTTCTATTCTCTTATTTTGCTGATTTGACTTAggccacccaaaaaaaaaaaaagggttgaCACCTCACTTTATGGTTTATGGTGGGCCAGACCCAAACAATTATTCATATGGGCCTTGTCCCGCTGACTCCCTCTTTCAGGCCTACCACAGGTGTAAGCTAAAGCCAAATTGATTTGTGTTTGGGATGGAGTGAGGTCCTTTTTGATCATATACCTTACGTAACTATTGAACCAATATATGGTTTATTTGATCCATTTCATGCCAAACATCATGaataaagaaatttatttgaaattcatCAAAATTAATCCAATACCCCACTTTGGTGGTTGCCACCTGACAATAGTAAATTGTCACGCCATtactttttgattttctttccaTTTCCAATACCCAAACACATCGTTTGTGTCCATTCAACTCCTACTGCTtggttataaaataaataataaataaacttctGATTTTAGTGTGTCAATCTCAAATCGCCAAGGTTTAATATGATTGAAACTCTAGGGTTCAGGGAACTGTAGTACAAAGCATATCAAATTATCCTAGATGAAGGAATCATTCGTTATTTAGGTGTAATCTTGTAATGCTTAAAATATCTGGATTGCTAATTTTATTGTCAACATGCAACTATCTTGTGAACTACTATTAGTTTATGCTTTCATTCAATTTTTCAATGAACTTCTCGAATAAAACCAATTGTTTTTCATCCAAGTTACGTCTTACAATGAAATATGGACTTTCATGATATGAATTCATAAATGGAACAGCTAAGCGGTGGCATATGATCCCAATTCTTAGCCGACCTTGTTTTGGTCTTCTCTATAAATTCTTAGGTGAAAGAGACCCTTGGTAGTGCCGTCCTGGTCTCAGAAATAAGGAATAAACAACATATAATGCTCTATTTATTGCTGGATCATCTCTGTCATTTTAGCACATTTTGCTACATTGTATTGGTGCAAATTTCTCAAACCATTACAGGACAAAGGTTTCTAAACTGGCAACCTATCACATCCTATTGTTAGAATCTGATTCTGTGACATCATGGCTAGTTGCTTTAGTAAATTGGGCAATGTTTTTAGTGCTTTGTGAAACTTTCACCAATTTCCTATAGAAATTGTACATAGGCATTTGTTACTTTTACATTGCCTTTCGGTAATAGGCCTTGTAAGCATGCTAGGCAAATCGAGTGCTTTGAGTATACATTTGcaaatcttgtttttcttttccttaaaaaaataatatacaaagaCTTCCAAACACACTTGCAATAAAGTTGGTGGATGTTTTTTTGACTTTGCTAATGTTTTCCACCACTAGAATTTGATTGATAAAAAGCTTATACAGTTTAactgtaatgtttgtttttcttttgtccaTATTCTTAATTATTTCACCGATGGGTATCTTTCAGATGCTAAATATTTGTGATTGTTATAGGTTCTGTCATTTAGTGTATTAAACCGGTATAtttctattatatattaaaaaaaaatcttgttttgAGGGAATAAAGTTGCATGCTAAGTTATCTTCACCATCCCACAATTTGAAAACTTCGGCTAGTGGAGCATAAGTGCCTCGGATTATGTTggatatttttcttgttttaactctttttctttggcatctCAGGATGGACCCCAAGCAGGCCAGACAGTTCCACATGTGCATATTCATATTCTTCCAAGGAAAACTGGCGACTTTGAGAATAATGATGAAATTTATGATGCTGTGAGTGCATGCAATTTGTCAACCATTCCTGTTTGTTCATTTGGTCAGTTTGTTCTGATTCCTTGACCTTTGACTGGCCCATTAACAGATTGACAAAGAGGAGAAGGAGCTAAAGAAAAAGCTTGACCTCGATGAGGAGCGGAAAGACAGAACTGCCGATGAAATGGCCCGTGAGGCTGATAACTATCGAGTCCTCTTCTcgtaaaatttaaattgaacAGATCAAGCCTCATTCTTGGATAGATTCACTGTCCTTCATCAATTGACATGGTGTATCACTTATTAACTTGTTATGATCCTCTGTTTCGAGACATAATTTGTATCAAACTTCCAGTGAATGCTTGAATTTATTTGGTTCATGTAACTTTTACTGATGTGTTTCATCTCTCAATAACAAGTAGCATTTCTGAATAGATATTGAGATGTTTGTGTTGCCCACAAACAGAGCAGTGATATATCTTGAAAATTATCTTTGTTATTGTCCGAATAGATCTTGAGATGTTTGTGTTGAAATTATAGCACAGGATATTGCCCACAGAGTAGTGATATATTTACAAAACTATCTTTGTTATTGGCTCAGTTAAATATACATTCAATGTTGATGGAAACATCAACAGATCAATGGACTGCATTGCTAGAACACAAAATGGGACTGAATGGTTTTTGACAAATCCTGTCCAAGACAACCATGAAAGCCATGATCAGCTCACAATCTGCTCCTTGCTCGACTGTCAGACTAAAAACATCGTCACTCAGGATCGTTGAGCTGTTTGCCTTCTTCCGTGATATCTTCGCCAGCACCTCGCCGGAGCTTCCCCGAATCTTGCAGTTTCTTCTCCAGAAACAGCCCTCTATGCGATAATCTGGCTTCGGCGAAAGATGTCCCCCTGAACTCACCATAAACACATCTGTTTCGTCGCTGCTCTGAAGCACTGATCTCTTCCTCATTGAGAAAACATGCCTTTTTGATCCTGCTCTcaatccttctttttcttctttgaatcCATTCCACTGATCATGCATGCTGAATATCTGCAACAAATCAAACACTCAATGCTGAGTTGCAAATAATTAACGTCAATCTTGTTCATATTCTCTATTCTTTAGTAATCATTACCTGTGGTCGGAGAGCGAAAAGGACGGCACCAGCACCGTCCATGAGCACGAGTTCACCGGCGAGACGTTTGTGTCTTCTCGAGTAGTTATCTACTCTGAAAGCTAGTCCTCCATTGCTATCATACACTGAGAAACCATCTGTGCCTTGAAATGCCATGCTCGACTTCTTCCACACTGTCCATGAGCTTACGCGGTGGCTTCGCACCACTGGCTTTTCGTCGTCTATTCTGTTCTCCGCTGGATAAATTCTACCCATTCTTTAgagaaacaatagaaaaaagaaaccaGATTGAAAGAGAGGCCTTTGAGGTGATGGAGAAGACAAGGAAAGGAAGAGGTTGATATTTATAAGTACTTACGTCTTGGAATATATTCATGAagcattattaatattatatttgttttattaagggTTATAAGCATGGCTTTGTGAATGGGAGTTACGTAAGACTAGTTGCTttatgatgtgccattgtctcTTAATCTCTTCAATCAAAGattcttcttcttgtgtttCTATCTGGCCGAAAGGGTATAAAACCATGCTCTTTGGTTGctgcttttattattatatttttttttttatattaacataattataataacatgcatgtctttgtttctttcttcctttctatttttacttattgcattttggagaagaacaaatatgagaaaataaagTGAGACCTAAGTACAAGAAAACCA from Dioscorea cayenensis subsp. rotundata cultivar TDr96_F1 chromosome 9, TDr96_F1_v2_PseudoChromosome.rev07_lg8_w22 25.fasta, whole genome shotgun sequence includes these protein-coding regions:
- the LOC120269392 gene encoding protein LURP-one-related 5-like — translated: MGRIYPAENRIDDEKPVVRSHRVSSWTVWKKSSMAFQGTDGFSVYDSNGGLAFRVDNYSRRHKRLAGELVLMDGAGAVLFALRPQIFSMHDQWNGFKEEKEGLRAGSKRHVFSMRKRSVLQSSDETDVFMVSSGGHLSPKPDYRIEGCFWRRNCKIRGSSGEVLAKISRKKANSSTILSDDVFSLTVEQGADCELIMAFMVVLDRICQKPFSPILCSSNAVH
- the LOC120269393 gene encoding bifunctional bis(5'-adenosyl)-triphosphatase/adenylylsulfatase FHIT gives rise to the protein MLSFARSLLLLQLPNNSALVALALDRRFRCARSFLHRPLCARAEMEPEPETYKFGPYKISGSEVFFRTELSFAFVNLRPVVPGHVLVCPRREVKRFVDLTADETIDLWLTAKKIGDQLESYHRASSLTFTIQDGPQAGQTVPHVHIHILPRKTGDFENNDEIYDAIDKEEKELKKKLDLDEERKDRTADEMAREADNYRVLFS